A genomic segment from Pristiophorus japonicus isolate sPriJap1 chromosome 16, sPriJap1.hap1, whole genome shotgun sequence encodes:
- the LOC139227026 gene encoding fibrinogen-like protein 1-like protein: MTKMEQGTFFQLSFFLLLIMATVSAVPHDCTEIEQNNQNATSGLHVIQPEGSPLLVVKCVMRNNDSWTVIQRNTRSSRITWTESWTTYKYGFGDVLGDHWLGNEYIYYLTRQTRYKLRIEFTDYRRAIKYAEYDSFYIEPENVKYAIRLGIFSGNVYDRLTQLSPNVLIDNQPFTTKDRDNDNTGSNCASGRGGWWFNACGNVYLNSNYPYWPGISIREVSMMIQPTC; encoded by the exons ATGACGAAAATGGAGCAAGGAACCTTCTTTCAGCTCAGTTTCTTCCTCTTACTTATAATGGCAACAGTTTCAGCAG TGCCACATGACTGCACAGAGATTGAACAAAACAACCAAAATGCAACTTCAGGGCTTCACGTCATCCAGCCTGAAGGATCCCCACTACTTGTGGTCAAATGTGTCATGAGAAACAACGATAGCTGGACAGTGATTCAGAGAAACACCAGAAGTAGCCGCATCACCTGGACTGAAAGCTGGACCACATACAAATACGGCTTTGGTGATGTGTTGGGTGATCACTGGTTGGGGAATGAGTATATCTACTATCTGACCAGGCAGACTAGATACAAACTCAGAATAGAGTTTACAGATTATAGACGAGCTATTAAATATGCAGAATATGACTCTTTTTACATAGAGCCGGAGAATGTGAAATATGCTATCAGACTTGGAATATTCTCTGGGAATGTTTATGACAGATTGACCCAACTTAGCCCCAATGTACTGATTGATAACCAGCCATTTACTACAAAGGATAGAGATAATGATAACACCGGCAGTAATTGTGCCTCTGGTCGTGGTGGATGGTGGTTTAATGCCTGTGGAAATGTGTACTTGAATTCCAACTACCCATATTGGCCTGGAATATCCATCCGGGAAGTCAGTATGATGATTCAACCAACATGTTAA